In Brassica napus cultivar Da-Ae unplaced genomic scaffold, Da-Ae ScsIHWf_528;HRSCAF=793, whole genome shotgun sequence, the genomic window CACCCTAACTGTCCTCTCTGCCGCACTGCGATTCTCCGATCCGGCGTCGTTGCGACTACCTCGCCGTTCGTTCCCTTGATGGCTCCTAGAATCCGTCCAAGCCTCGATGAAGAGAGTGACGCGATCATCATCCGCACCGAAACTCCGCCGCGgagtaataataatttaaacgCAACCGCGACGGTTACAGACGATCAGGAGATCACAGCGGCGGCGGTGGAAGAGCAATCACCGGCAATTTCTAGATTCAGGGAGCTGAAGAGATCCTACTCGTTTGATTACGATAGGGAGGAATCAGCATCAGAGAGAGTGACGATGGAGCCAGCGACGGTGTCTCCGTGGAGATACCGGAGATCCACGTGGATCAAGCAGCGTCAATCTCCGTTCGGAAACCTGAAATCGAGAGTGTTCTCGTTACGTTACCACAGAAGTACGAAATCGCCGTTTTCGCGGCGGCGATCGGGAGTGTTCTTCCCGATATCGGAGCGGATTCCGGCGACGGGAAGCTCATCGTCGCGGCGGACGAAATCGATGACGAGTCCGAGGTTCTTTAGAACGGCACCGCACTCGTCGAGCCGGTTAAGATGCGGAGATCCAGAGGCACTGTTGTCGCCGgagaggtggaggaggagggACACGTGTAGGGTAGATATGTAAGATGAAAATGGACGGTGGGGATGAAAGGAAGGAAAATTGAAGTGGAAGGAGGGAGCATTAATGGAATGTGGGGTTTGGCATTAAATGGAATTAAAATCGATGAAACATGCCAGACGGTGAAAGTATTGGACCTGGTACGACGACgttttaactgtttttttttttttttctgtttagtTGTATAGTATTGTCCTTGGAG contains:
- the LOC125604359 gene encoding RING-H2 finger protein ATL65-like, whose amino-acid sequence is MRFAAPPPRSGDISPSPSPAASPSLSPYSGVPEEILSPSSDPPLQFSPPLIAMVVVLAAAFLFVTYSRLISRRFLSPLFRRFRRWRHRRRRLLHLSSASNSSSDLRSFSPFPFDSFHYSSYSPYGLDESVIKTLPLFLYSAAACTGKSLSPATAVGKTPATAVDCAVCLLEFEEGDYVRTLPLCFHAFHLECIDEWLRSHPNCPLCRTAILRSGVVATTSPFVPLMAPRIRPSLDEESDAIIIRTETPPRSNNNLNATATVTDDQEITAAAVEEQSPAISRFRELKRSYSFDYDREESASERVTMEPATVSPWRYRRSTWIKQRQSPFGNLKSRVFSLRYHRSTKSPFSRRRSGVFFPISERIPATGSSSSRRTKSMTSPRFFRTAPHSSSRLRCGDPEALLSPERWRRRDTCRVDM